One window of Papaver somniferum cultivar HN1 chromosome 9, ASM357369v1, whole genome shotgun sequence genomic DNA carries:
- the LOC113311713 gene encoding uncharacterized protein LOC113311713, with product MNLQQTKFVDAAVILRQQWKLTGDSKLIPLGRGFFTIKLDNETDRQYIKGGKWEVLNQILQIRKWISNFRSKSQKTSKDMVWVRLPGLGLEFWSEKILFKICKEIGTPIKLDEAIAKCEVGYYANVLVEVDFANTIPNKVWIGTKYGGFFLQNISIPVCPKFCSTCKIVEYSITECRVEKNKLQQASNAQVASSLASTNINSGRFNSLNQEELEEDDVISVDEEILAEMEPQKKIHITEDTEVDSVVKFGNVFSTIISTKGKHKNQNMEVEKTDQVSGVVNLFNIAEANSLQNSTVNFVNGSNGKVTN from the exons ATGAATTTACAACAAACTAAATTTGTTGATGCTGCTGTTATTCTTCGTCAACAATGGAAATTGACAGGTGATTCTAAACTCATTCCATTAGGAAGAGGTTTCTTTACAATTAAGTTGGATAACGAAACAGATCGTCAATATATCAAGGGAGGCAAATGGGAAGTTCTTAATCAGATTCTACAAATAAGAAAATGGATCTCTAATTTTCGTTCAAAAAGTCAGAAAACTTCTAAAGATATGGTATGGGTTAGATTACCAGGTCTGGGTCTTGAATTTTGGAGTGAAAAGATTTTGTTTAAGATTTGCAAGGAAATTGGTACACCAATCAAATTAGATGAAGCTATTGCTAAATGTGAGGTTGGGTATTATGCAAATGTTCTTGTTGAAGTGGATTTTGCAAATACTATCCCTAACAAAGTTTGGATTGGCACTAAGTATGGTGGTTTTTTTCTTCAGAACATCTCAATTCCTGTATGTCCAAAGTTTTGTTCAACATGTAAAATAGTTGAGTATTCTATTAcagaatgtagagttgagaagaACAAGTTACAACAAGCAAGTAATGCTCAG GTTGCTAGTAGTTTGGCTTCAACAAACATAAACAGTGGGAGATTCAATTCCCTCAACCAAGAGGAattagaagaagatgatgtgattagtgttgatgaagaaatctTAGCAGAAATGGAGCCTCAAAAAAAGATTCATATTACAGAAGATACTGAAGTGGATAGTGTTGTCAAATTTGGAAATGTATTTTCTACTATAATTTCTACTAAAGGAAAACACAAAAATCAGAATATGGAGGTTGAAAAAACTGATCAAGTAAGTGGAGTGGTAAACTTGTTTAATATAGCTGAAGCAAATAGCTTACAAAATAGTACTGTCAATTTTGTTAATGGTTCAAATGGTAAAGTTACTAATTAA